From the genome of Ralstonia insidiosa:
ACGGCTTCGATATGCGTCTGCGCGGCCTGGACGATTGACTGGCGCAAGACGTCGTCGACACCCTCGATGGGCGGCGCGTTCTTGAACGCTTCCACCTGCGCGATAGCCTTCTTCAGGCCCTTCTCCGAGCTTTCAAGCGCGGCGGTCTTGGCCGCGTCGTCCATGTTCTCGCGCAGCACGCTGTACAGCCGCGACATGCCGGTGCGCGCGCGCTGCATGTCCTTGTAGGCGTCATTCAGGAGCATGCTGCGATCCGAGATGTCATGCACACGCTCGGTTGCAGCGTTGGTCGTGCGCAGTGCGAGCACGCCAACCGCTGCGCCAACCACGATCATCAACGCAAACGTGATCAGAATCGCCAGCAGGCCAGCGCGCACGCTGGTGTTCTTCAGAACACGGTCCATCTTTGTCTCCGTAGTCCGGCCAGCACACGATTGCACCGCGCCGGAAGCAGGCGTGCTATGCCGCCCGCCGGGTCAGCAAGGTGAATAAGAGGTTAAAAGGTTTCCCAGTCGGCATCGTCGCCGGCGGCCACCAGAGGCTTGGGTTTCGTCAGGCTGGCGGGCACGGCAACCGGCGCTGCAACCACCGGTTTGTCGACTGGCTTGTCAGCCGATTTGCGCAGCAGCGGTGCCTTGCGTGGCGTCAGCTTGGGCTTGGCGGCTTCAGTACTCGGCTTGGCAGGTTCGCGGCGCGGGGCTTCGGCCTTGAGCGCTACCGGCGCTACCAGCGAGACGTGTGCAATGGTTGGCTCAACCTTGGCAACCATCGCAGGCGCACGCAGTGCATGGGCATCGAGGCGGAACTGCGCCACCACCTGCGTCAGGCTCACCGCCTGCTCTTCCAATGATTGGGCGGCAGCGGCCGCCTCTTCCACCAGCGCGGCGTTCTGCTGCGTAGCATCGTCAAGCTGCGTGACGGCATGGCTCACTTCTTCAATGCCCGAGCGCTGCTCCTGGCTCGCAGAGGAAATCTCGCCCACGATGTCGGTCACACGCTTCACGCTCGCAACGATTTCGCGCATGGTCGTGCCGGCTTCTTCCACCAGCGCACTGCCTGCATCCACGTTGTTGACGGAATCGTCGATCAACGCCTTGATCTCCTTGGCCGCTGCCGCGCTGCGTTGCGCGAGGCTGCGCACCTCACCTGCCACGACCGCAAACCCACGGCCCTGCTCACCTGCGCGCGCGGCTTCCACAGCGGCATTGAGCGCGAGGATGTTGGTCTGGAAAGCAATGCCGTCAATCACGCCGATGATGTCGACGATCTTGCGCGACGAGGCGTTGATCGAGCCCATCGTCTCCACCACGCGCGTCACCACCTCGCCGCCGCGCACAGCAACGTCAGACGCGGACACGGCAAGCTGGTTGGCCTGCTGCGCGTTGTCGGCGTTCTGCTGCACGGTCGACATCAGCTCTTCCATGGCCGACGCCGTCTCTTCCAACGAGCTGGCCTGCTGCTCGGTGCGGGAAGACAGATCCAGGTTGCCGCTGGCGATTTCGCGCGTGGCCGTGCCGATGGTGTCCGATGCGCCCTTGATGCGGCCGATGGTCTGCACCAGCGCACCGCGCATGCGGCCCATGGCGTAGAGCAGGCTGTGTTGGTCGTCAGGGCGGGTGTTGATCTCCACGGTCAGGTCACCGCCGGCAATGCGGTTGGCCACGTCTGCCGCGTAAGACGGGTCGCCGCCCAGCGTGCGCTGCAGGCTGCGGTTGGCCACGCTGCCCAGCAAGACCAGCAATGCCGCGACCAGCGCCAGCAGGCCACCGGTCTGGTACAGCGAGGTCATGAACGCGGCGTTGATGTCGTCCATGTAGACGCCGGTCGAAAACACCCAGTCCCACGGCTCGTAGCGCATGGCGAAGGCGGTCTTGGGTACCGGCTCCGTACCGCCGACTTTCGGCCACACATAGCTGGTGAAGCCGCCCTTCGGGTCCTTCGCAGCGTTGGTCAGGCCAACGTAGACCGCGTTGCCCTGCGCATCCTTGAAACCGGTTTGATCCTTGCCGTTGAACTCTGACTTGATCGGGTGCTGCACCACCACATAGTTCGAGTTGTTGATGGTGAAGTAGCCGTCCTTGTCGTAGCGCAGCGCCTTGAAGCGGTCCAGCGCCTGCTTCTGCGCTTCTTCCTTGGTCAGCGCGCCGCTCTTGGCCAGGTCGTCGTACTGCTTGACCAGATTCATCGCCATGGTGGTCACGCTGACGAGGTTGTTCTTGCGTTCCTCGATGCGGATCTCACGCGCCTGATAGGCGTTGAACACCGAGATCAAGGTCAGCGCGATCAGGCTGATGACCAGCGGCAGCCAAAGCTTTTGGCGGAAGCTGAGATTGCTCATTCCAGAGTCTCCAGGGTGGGAACCGATGGCGCAATGTGCGCAATGCGTCTCTCTATGGTTTTAGCGTTCCGGATGGTCTATCGGCAACGTGTTCACCAATCTTGAGTAGCCCGCATAGGCAGATCGTCAGGCGCTGGCTGCCGGCGCCCCGGTGGTCTGCATGCTCAAGGTGAGCAAGCCTTTGCAAAAAGGGCCATGTTGTGCAGAATATTTTTGACTGAAAATTGATAATCGACGATGAAAACCACGCTCGAAGAACTGCTCGCCTTCCGCACGGTGGTGGATACCGGCTCCGTGACGGCTGCTGCCGAGCAGCTCGGCCAGACCGTCTCGGGCGTGAGCCGTGCGTTGCGCCGACTGGAAGAAAAGCTGGAGACCACGCTGCTGTCGCGCACCACGCGCCGTCTGTCGCTGACCGACGAAGGCACGGTGTTTCTGGCGCAGGCGCGGCAGATCCTGTCTGCCGTGGATGAAGCCGAGGAGCAGATCGCCCTGCGCCGCCAGCAACCCGCCGGGCGCCTGCGGGTCAACGCCGCCATGCCGTTCATGCTGCACGTGATCGCGCCGTTGGTGCCCGACTTTCGCGCCCAGTATCCTCAGATCGAACTGGAGCTGAACACCAACGATCTGATCATCGACCTGTTGGAAGAAGATACCGACGTGGCCATCCGCATCGGCACGCTGCGTGATTCCACGCTGCGCGCGCGGCTGCTTGGCACACGCCGGCTGCGCGTGCTGGCAAGCCCCGCCTATCTCAAGGCACATGGCCGGCCACGCTCGGTGGACGATTTGCGCCAACACACGCTGCTCGGGTTCGCGCAGCCGGAATCGCTCAACCAGTGGCCCCTGCGCGGCCCGCACGGCGATCATTTCCGCATCGAGCCCGCGCTCAAGGCATCCAGCGGTGAGACCCTACGCCAGCTTGCCCTGCAAGGCGCCGGCATCGTCTGCCTGGCCGACTTCATGACCGCCGAAGACCGCCGCACAGGTGATCTCGTACAAGTTCTGCCGGATGCCACTGTTGAGGTGCTGCAACCCATTCACGCGGTCTACTACCGAAACACACAACTAGCCTCACGGATTGCGTGCTTTCTGGATGTTCTGGAAGCGCGACTGGCCTCCTGACCCCATGACGTCTGCACACGTGCTGATTCGCCCCGAAGCCCCCGCCGACACGGCCTCCATTGAAGTCGTCACCATCGCCGCTTTTCGTGATGCGGAGCACACAAGCCACAACGAGCAGGACATCGTCCGCGCGTTGCGCGAGGCAGGTGCACTCACCGTTTCGCTGGTTGCCGAGCGCGATGGTGCGGTGGTCGGACACGTCGCCATTTCACCGGTATTGGTTGCCGATGGCACGTCCGGCTGGTTTGGGCTCGGGCCGATTTCCGTACTGCAAGCTGAGCAAGGCTGCGGCATCGGCGCGGGCCTGACGCGCGCCGCGCTGGACCAATTGCGCACGCTGGGCGCGGCGGGCTGCGTCGTGCTCGGTGATCCGGCCTACTACGGCCGCTTCGGCTTTCGTGCAGAACCTTCGCTCGTGTTTCCGGGGGTGCCGGCAGAGTACTTCCAGGCCCTGACCTTCCGGGGCACGCTGCCCAACGGCATAGTCACCTACCACCCTGGGTTTTACGCATAACGTTGCGGACAATTCGCCAGGAAGCGGCTGCCCACCTGTGCAACAATTGCGCGATTCAACACCTTCCGCGCGCGATTCCATCGCATTACATCGGATCGCGCGCCGCGCCTTAGTACTCATTGCACCGCATGGCTGAACACTCCGCTCCGGCTCTGGAGATCGACCCGAAATACGGCCCCTTCGACAAGCACACCCCGATGATGCAGCAATACCTGCGGCTCAAATCGGGGCATCCGCACACGCTTGTCTTCTATCGCATGGGCGATTTCTACGAGCTCTTCTTTGAAGACGCCGAGAAAGCCTCCCGCCTGCTCGACATCACGCTCACCGCGCGCGGCAGCTCCAACGGGCACCCGATCCGCATGGCGGGCATTCCGTTCCACGCCGCCGAGCAATACCTCGCCAAGCTGGTCAAGCTGGGGGAATCGGTCGCCATCTGCGAGCAGATCGGGGACCCGGCCACCACCAAGGGCCCAGTCGAACGCAAGGTCGTGCGCGTGGTCACGCCCGGCACGCTCACCGATGCGGCGCTGCTCTCCGACAAGGTCAACAACCACCTGCTGGCCATCGCACACCTGCCGGGCAAGCGCGGTGCAGCCCCGCTGATCGGCCTGGCGTGGCTCAACCTTGTCGGCGGTGAGCTGCGCTTGATGGAGTGCAGCCCCGACCAGCTCGACCGCGAACTCGAACGCATCCGTCCCGCCGAAGTGCTGGCCGATGATGCGACGCTCAACGCCATCACTTTCGACGTCGCCCGCACACGCCTGCCCGACTGGCATTTCGACGTGGAAGCCGGCGCACGCCGCCTGCGCGAGCAACTGGGCGTCGCAAGCCTCGTCGCCTTCGGCGCGGACACGTTGACGGCGGCACTGGCCGCCGCCGGCGCATTGCTGAACTACGCGGCGGCCACGCAGGGCCAATCGCTGCGGCACGTGATCGGCCTGACCGTCGAACACGAAAGCGAATTCATCGGCCTGGACACCGCCACGCGCCGCAATCTGGAACTGACGGAAACACTGCGCGGGCAGGAATCGCCCACGCTGTTCTCGCTGCTCGACACCTGCGCCACCAGCATGGGCAGCCGCCTGCTGCGTCACTGGCTGCATCACCCGCTGCGTGACCGTGCGATTCCGCAGGCGCGTCAGCAGGCCATCGAGGTGCTGCTCGGCAGCGATTGGCAGACGCTGCGCGCGACGCTGCGCACGCTATCCGATGTGGAACGCATTACCGGGCGGCTCGCGCTGTTGAGCGCCCGCCCGCGCGATCTCTCTTCACTGCGCGACACGCTTGCACGCCTGCCCGAGATCCGCGAAGAGCTGCCCAAAGACGACAATGCGAGCGATGCCGCCCCGTTGCTGGCCGAGCTGTACGCCGCGCTCACGCTGCCCGAAGATGCCCACGCCCTGCTCCAGCGCGCCGTGATGGCCGAACCGGCGGCGATGGTGCGCGACGGCGGCGTCATTGCCCGCGGCTACGATGCCGATCTCGATGAGTTGCGCGACATCTCCGAAAACTGCGGCCAGTTCCTCGTCGACCTGGAAGCACGCGAGCGCGAACGCACCGGCATCGCCAACCTGCGTGTCGAGTACAACCGCGTGCACGGCTTCTACATCGAAGTCACCAACGGCCAGGCCGCCAAGGTGCCCGATGATTACCGTCGCCGCCAGACGCTCAAGAACGCCGAGCGCTACATCACGCCCGAGCTGAAGGCGTTTGAGGACAAGGCGCTCTCTGCGCAGGACCGCGCTCTGTCGCGTGAAAAACTTCTCTACGAAGAGTTGCTGCAGAAGCTGCTGCCACATCTGGCCGAGTTCAAGCGCATCGCCGCCGCGCTGGCGCAGGCCGACGTGCTGGCCACGCTGGCCGAGCGCGCGCATGCGCTGTCATGGTCGCGCCCGACGTTGACGGATGCCCCCGGCATCGAGCTGACGCGTGCGCGCCATCCGGTGGTCGAACAGCAAGTCGAACAGTTCGTCGCCAACGACTGCGTACTCCAAGAAGCACGCAAGCTGCTGCTCATCACCGGCCCGAACATGGGCGGTAAATCGACCTTCATGCGGCAGACCGCGCTGGTCGTGCTGCTCGCCTATGTTGGCGCCTTCGTGCCTGCCGAGGCCGCCACCATCGGCCCGATCGACCGCATCTTCACGCGTATCGGCGCAGCAGACGATCTGGCGGGCGGCCGCTCGACCTTTATGGTCGAGATGACCGAAGCCGCTGCCATCCTGCACCGCGCCACCGCCAACAGCCTGGTGCTGATGGACGAGATCGGGCGTGGCACGAGCACGTTCGATGGTCTGGCGCTTGCCTGGGCGATTGCACGCCACCTGCTCTCGCACAACCGCAGCCACACGCTGTTCGCCACGCACTATTTCGAGCTGACGCAACTGCCACAGGAATTCGCGCAGGCCGCCAACGTACACCTCTCGGCCGTGGAGCATGGCGATGGCATCGTCTTCCTGCACGCTGTGCAGGAAGGCCCGGCCAGCCAAAGCTATGGCCTGCAGGTCGCGCAACTGGCAGGCGTACCGCAGCCGGTCATCCGCGCCGCGCGCAAGCGGCTGGCATGGCTGGAGCAGCATTCCGCCGACACTGGCGCCACACCACAACTCGATCTGTTTGCGCTCGCCGCCGATACGCCCATCGCTGATGAAGATGAGGACGAAGCACCAGCGGAGGCGGCCAACAGCGCGCTGGCCGAGGCCCTGGCAGGCATCGATCCCGACGACATGACGCCGCGTGAAGCGCTCGACGCGCTGTACCGGCTCAAGGCGCTGTCCACCCCATCTGCCTGATGCCCCGGCCCGGCTCGATTTCGCGCACGCTCAAAGGCATCGCCATCGTGTTGGCGATGCTGGTGCCGGCTGCCGGAATGGCAGCCACGTCCGCGCCCAAGGATCCCAAGCCGGCCGCCCCGTCCAGCTTCACCTTCGCGATCATCGGCAACGTGCCTGAACGCGCTGATGAGGAAGCTCCAGCGCGCACGCTGCTCGACGCCATCGATGCCGAACACCCGGCCTTTGTCGTCCACCTGGGCAACCTGAAGGGCCGCGATGAGTCCTGCGCCGACACCCTGCTCGAAGCACGCCACGATCTGCTCAACAGCCTGAGCGCACCGCTCATCTACATACCCGGTGACCACGATTGGAGCGACTGCCAGCGCCCCGCTGCCGGCCGCTTCGACCCGATCGAACGCCTGCTGCGCCTGCGCGAGTTGTTCTACCCCGACGACAACACGCTCGGTCAGCGCGCCATGACGATCATGCGCCAGTCCGATCAGGCCAAGTTCCGCAGCTACCGCGAGAACACGCGCTGGGAAACGGACGGCGTGCTGTTCGTCACCCTCAACGTGCCCGGCGACAACAACAACTACAAGACCGCGGGTGGGCGCAACGGTGAATATGAAGACCGCCTCGAAGCCAATCGCCAGTGGCTGGCGCGCGCCTTCGGCGTGGCCCGCCAGCGCAAGGCGCCTGGCGTGGTCATCATGATGCAAGCTGACCCGCTGTTTGAAGATGGCTGGGAGCGGCGTCGCGCGCCAAACCTGCTCGACGGTCTGCTGCGCCGCCGCCCGCACGACGGCTATCTGGCACTCAAGCGCCAGTTGCGCACGCTCACGCGTGACTACGATGGCGCCGTCCTGCTCATCCACGGTGCCAGCCAGACCTTCCTGCTCGATCGTCCGCTCAAGGATGAAGACGGCCGCCCGGACCCGCATGTCATGCGTGCCCGCACGTATGGCTCGCCCACGCTCGATCAATGGCTGGAAGTGTCAGTCACGCCGGGCCGCACGCCATTGTTTCACGTGCGGGGTCGCCGCATCGCCAGCGAACCGCCGCCGGAGGCGGTTCCCACACCCGTACAGTCCATACCCGCGCAATAAAAAACGGGAGCCAAGGCTCCCGTTTCTCATGTGTGCTGCAGAATCAGACGATCAGTGCAGCGTGTGCGGCTTGTCGTCGTCTTCATCCTCGTCGACCACTTCGAGGCCGGTTTCGCCGTGCACGTGGCCGTGCTCGATCTCTTCGGCAGTGGCTTCACGCACGTCCGTCACCTTCAGCTCGAAGCGCAGCGCCATGCCAGCCAGCGGGTGATTGCCATCCAGCACAACCTTGTCTTCCGCCACGTCCGTAACGGTGTAGACGACGGCGTCTTCCTCGTCACCGTCTTCAGGCACGCCCTCGAACTGCATGCCGACTTCGAGCGGCTCCGGAAAACGGTCACGCGGCTCGATCTTGATCAGCTCCTGATCGTAGTCGCCAAAAGCGTCGTCCGGTTCCAGCTGCAGCTTGGTCTCAAAGCCTTGCTCCTGGCCGTCCAGCGCTTCCTCGATCTTGGGGAACGTGCCATCATAGCCGCCGTGCAAGTACACCATCGGCTCATCGGATTCCTCGATGACGTTGCCCTGCGCGTCGGACAGTTTGTAAGCCACCGACACCACCGTATTCTTCGCGATTTTCAATTGCGCACTCCATGAACGAAGTCCCATTATACGCTGCCGATGGCGGCGTCCAAGGCAGCGACCAAACTGCCCTTCCGGCGGGACGTCCGGCACAGCTGCTGGGCGGTCTGTCACCACGCGATTTCATGCGCACACACTGGCAAAAGAAGCCTCTGCTGATCCGCCAGGCGCTCTCCCCTGATGAGATGCGTGCGCTGCACTTTCCATTGTCACCCGAACGGGTGCTGGCGCTGGCGCAACGTCCGGACGTGGAATCCCGGCTGATCGCCCAATCGCGCGGGCGCTGGTCGTTCACGCAAGGCCCGTTTGACGAGCGGCCCCTGCCCTCACGCAAGACGCGCAACTGGTCCGTGCTTGTGCAGGGTGCGAACCTCGTGGAACCGGCGGTTGAAGCGCTGATGCAGCGTTTCCGCTTCATCCCCGACGCGCGGCTCGACGACGTGATGATCAGTTTCGCCACCGACGGCGGCGGTGTCGGCCCGCATTTCGATTCGTACGACGTGTTCCTGCTGCAAGCCCACGGCAAACGCCGTTGGCGCATTTCGGCGCAGGACGATCTCACGCTCGTGCCGGACCTGCCACTCAAGATCCTCGCCAACTTCCAGCCTGAAGAAGAATTTGTGCTGGAGCCCGGCGACATGCTGTACCTGCCCCCACACTACGCGCACGACGGTGTGGCCGAGGGCGACTGCATGACGTATTCGATCGGCTTCCGCTCCCCGTCGTACCGCGAACTGGCCGGCCACTTCCTCGGCTTCCTCTCTCAAACGCTCGAAGACGATCCCAACTTTGAAGGCCGCTACACCGATCCCGAGCAGAAGCCCACGGAGCACCCCGGCGAACTGCCTGTCGCCATGGTCAAGGCGCTCACGCAGAAACTCAACGCGCTGCGCTGGACACCCGAGCTCGTCGGCGAATTCCTCGGCGCCTACCTGACCGAGCCGAAAGACCATATCGACTTCATCACCCAGCCGCGCTTACCGCTCGCGCGCTTCACTGCCCGAGCACGCAAGGAAGGCGTTGTACTGGACGCGCGCACGCAAGCGCTCTACAGCAGTCAGCACTTCTGGATCAACGGCGACACATTTGAGCCGCCGGGTACGCTGCTTGCGTGGCTATCTGCGTTATCTGACCGACGCAGCGCCAGCGGAGCGTCCGTCGATGCAGTCGCCGATCTGCCAGACCTGATGGATACGCTGCATGCTTGGTATGAAGAAGGTTGGCTACGTCTGGCAGGACCTGGGACGCGCTGATTCGCGCTGAAACAGATCGTTACAAAAGCGCATGAATCGCGTCTGCTGTAGGCCGGACTCGGCTACACAGGGTGTGTAAAGGTCGCTATAATCCGTTGCTAGCTTGCTGGCCGGGACTGCCTTTGCGCAGCTTGGCTGGAAGCACAGAAGAAGGTGTCGTTCCAGAGCGATAATTACCGGTAATTATTCATCGCCCTTTGTGTTGTCTGCTTTCCATATCCAGTTTAAGGATCGAAAAATGAAAAAGTCTCTCCTGATCGCCTCGCTGATGGCTGCTGTGGCTCTGGCCGCTTGCGGTAAGAAGGAAGAAGCTGCTGCTCCGGCTGCTGCTCCGGAAGCTTCGGCTCCGGCTGCTGCCGCTCCGGCCGCTTCGGACGCTGCTGCTGCTCCGGCTGCTGCTTCGGACGCTGCTGCTGCCCCGGCTGCTGCTGCTTCGGACGCTGCTGCTGCTCCGGCTGCTGCCTCGGACGCTTCGGCTCCGGCTGCCAAGCAATAATCGCGTTTCTCGCGAGACAAAAAAGCCGACCTTCGGGTCGGCTTTTTTTATGGGCGCGTGACTACGACAATGTCGTTGCCGGCTTCAGTTGCCACTCGAAGTTGTATCTGAATCTTACAAGGCGCGCGCTCCAGCACTAGACCGTGCACCAAGGCAGCCCCTCTTCCTGATCGGCGATTGGTACATCGCTGGCATCAATGCCCAGCGCCACAGCAATCGCCTGACCCGCCAACAGGGGCGTGTTGTTCTGTTTGGACAAATGCGCAGCTACCACGGTCTGCAGGGCGGCATGCCTTACGCGCGTGAGAATTCCACTGGCGATGTCATTGGCCAAATGACCAAAATCGCCGCCGATACGCTGCTTCAATGACCATGGATACGCCGAGTTGGCCAGCATCTCGCGGTCATGATTGCACTCCAGTACGAGCGCGTGCATGTTTTCCAAATGCGCACACAGGTATTCAGTCGACATGCCGGCGTCCGTCAGGACACCAAGGCAGCGCGCACCATCATTGAAGACGAACTGCAACGGCTCACGCGCATCGTGGGGCACGGTGTACGGCAGGATCTGTAGATCACCAATGCTGAACACGTCGTCTGCGCGGCAAAAGCGCACGGCGGCTCGATCGGCACCGCGCAAGTTCACGGTGGCGCGATACGTGCCGTGGCTGGTCCAGACGGGGATGTTGTATTTGGCAGCAACCGCGTAGGCGCTACCAACATGATCACCATGCTCGTGCGTAACGAGGATGGCGTTGAGGGATTCCGGCGCACAGCCAAGGCGTTCGAGCCGGCGCACGGTTTCGCGGATACCGAATCCGCAGTCGAGCAGGATGCGCGTGCTCGTCGTTCCATCCGTGGACTCGACAAGCAGCGCATTCCCTTCACTGCCGCTGCCAAGGCTGGCGAATCTCAGTGTCATCGCCCGATCATCGCCAAACCCAGGCAGCCGTACTGCATGATGCCGATTACCGCAGTTGCTCGTCGAGCAGCGACAGAATGCGCTTGCCGATGTCGCCGGTCTGCGCCGAGCCATCGTCGTTCTGCACCAGCACGGTCGACGAGGCACCGCCGTCCTTGACCACCACGCGATAGCGCTTGGCACGCTTCAGGTCTTCGATCTTCGTGCCCGAGAACAGGCGCGAGAAGAAGCCCGGCGCGTTCGCTTCAGCCTTGGTGTCGGCATAGCGGACGAAGTACACGCCTTGCGAGCGGTCGCGGTCATCCACAGTGAAGTTCACGCGATCCAGTGCCAGGCCCACGGTGCGCCAGGCGCGATCGAACGGTTCCGGCACGTTCAGCACCGGTTGTCCATTGGCTTGCGCCAGCAGCGACGGCCCCGCAGCACGTGCAGCCTGCACGCCCTCGGTTGCCTTCGCGCCCTCTTCCACCGGATGCGCGGCCTGCGTCTGTGCGAGCTTCTGCTGCGCAGCTTCCTTGCTGGCACCCAGACGCTGCATCAGGCGCGAGAGGAATTCGGCTTCCAGCTCCGGATCTGCCGGACGCGGTGTCCACACAGTCTGATCCTTGGACGAGCCAACCAGCTGTTCTTGCGCGCCGCGGTGCGAGATGTACACCTCGACCGTGCCGTTCGGGCCCTTCTCGATACGGGTGCGGAACTTGTCGCGCTCGCCGGTCGAATACAGACCGTCGAACACCTTGCCGACCGTACGGCGGATGATGTCCTGCGGAATCTTCGCGCGGTTTTCGGCCCAGTCGGTTTCCATGATGCCGGTCTCAGGCGAGTCGATCACCAGCAGGAAGCCGAGTTCTTGCCAGAACGTGCGCAGGCTCGGCCACAGGGCATCCGGCGTGGTCTTCACGACCAGCCAGCGCTGATTGCCGTCACGCTCAATGCGCATGTCCGACACGGCAGGCAGCACAGTGTCCGGACCCGAACCGGGCGTCGTGACCTTGGGGGCCGTCGACGTATAGGCCGACAGCGTGGTCGTGCCCGTGTCCGGTGCAGCATAACGGCGGTCAGCCTGGACGCTGGTCAGATCAGGCGGGATTTCCAGCGTCGGGCCCTTCTTGGCCTGCGACTTGTAGTCGATGCGGTCGGGCTGCATCACCTCATTAACGGTATCGCAACCGGAAATCATGGCAACCGACAACGCGGCCAGCAACAGTTGAGCGGACGTCGCCACAGCCCCGCGACGGGTTTGGAGCAGTTTCATTGACTTGCGATCCTTCAAACGAGAACGATGGCCTTAGTGGGCCAGGAAGAGCCGGTGAACATCAGGAGAGCAGCCCGGCATCCTTGAGGGATGCGCGCACCACTTCGTGATACTGGGGTGCCAGCGGCGTCAACGGCAGGCGGATACCGCCTTCCATCATGCCCATGGCTTGCAGGGCCCACTTGACGGGAATCGGGTTCGATTCAACGAACAAGTTCTTATGTACCGACAGCAGTTGCATGTGGATGCGGCGGGCCGTCTCCACGTCGCCGCGCATGGCGGCAACGCACAACTCGTGCATGGCGCGCGGCGCCACGTTGGCGGTGACGGAGATGTTGCCATGACCGCCCAGCAGCATCAGCGCGATGGCAGTCGGATCATCCCCGCTGTAGATCTTGAACGAAGCCGGTGCGCCCTTGATGAGTTGCGCAGCGCGGTCGATGTTGCCGGTGGCTTCCTTCACACCGATGATGCCCGGCACTTCAGCCAGACGCAGCATGGTCTCGACCGTCATATCGGCCACGGTACGGCCCGGCACGTTGTACAGGATGACCGGCAGGTCGACCGATTCGGCCACCTTGCG
Proteins encoded in this window:
- a CDS encoding methyl-accepting chemotaxis protein encodes the protein MSNLSFRQKLWLPLVISLIALTLISVFNAYQAREIRIEERKNNLVSVTTMAMNLVKQYDDLAKSGALTKEEAQKQALDRFKALRYDKDGYFTINNSNYVVVQHPIKSEFNGKDQTGFKDAQGNAVYVGLTNAAKDPKGGFTSYVWPKVGGTEPVPKTAFAMRYEPWDWVFSTGVYMDDINAAFMTSLYQTGGLLALVAALLVLLGSVANRSLQRTLGGDPSYAADVANRIAGGDLTVEINTRPDDQHSLLYAMGRMRGALVQTIGRIKGASDTIGTATREIASGNLDLSSRTEQQASSLEETASAMEELMSTVQQNADNAQQANQLAVSASDVAVRGGEVVTRVVETMGSINASSRKIVDIIGVIDGIAFQTNILALNAAVEAARAGEQGRGFAVVAGEVRSLAQRSAAAAKEIKALIDDSVNNVDAGSALVEEAGTTMREIVASVKRVTDIVGEISSASQEQRSGIEEVSHAVTQLDDATQQNAALVEEAAAAAQSLEEQAVSLTQVVAQFRLDAHALRAPAMVAKVEPTIAHVSLVAPVALKAEAPRREPAKPSTEAAKPKLTPRKAPLLRKSADKPVDKPVVAAPVAVPASLTKPKPLVAAGDDADWETF
- a CDS encoding LysR family transcriptional regulator, producing the protein MKTTLEELLAFRTVVDTGSVTAAAEQLGQTVSGVSRALRRLEEKLETTLLSRTTRRLSLTDEGTVFLAQARQILSAVDEAEEQIALRRQQPAGRLRVNAAMPFMLHVIAPLVPDFRAQYPQIELELNTNDLIIDLLEEDTDVAIRIGTLRDSTLRARLLGTRRLRVLASPAYLKAHGRPRSVDDLRQHTLLGFAQPESLNQWPLRGPHGDHFRIEPALKASSGETLRQLALQGAGIVCLADFMTAEDRRTGDLVQVLPDATVEVLQPIHAVYYRNTQLASRIACFLDVLEARLAS
- a CDS encoding GNAT family N-acetyltransferase, coding for MTSAHVLIRPEAPADTASIEVVTIAAFRDAEHTSHNEQDIVRALREAGALTVSLVAERDGAVVGHVAISPVLVADGTSGWFGLGPISVLQAEQGCGIGAGLTRAALDQLRTLGAAGCVVLGDPAYYGRFGFRAEPSLVFPGVPAEYFQALTFRGTLPNGIVTYHPGFYA
- the mutS gene encoding DNA mismatch repair protein MutS gives rise to the protein MAEHSAPALEIDPKYGPFDKHTPMMQQYLRLKSGHPHTLVFYRMGDFYELFFEDAEKASRLLDITLTARGSSNGHPIRMAGIPFHAAEQYLAKLVKLGESVAICEQIGDPATTKGPVERKVVRVVTPGTLTDAALLSDKVNNHLLAIAHLPGKRGAAPLIGLAWLNLVGGELRLMECSPDQLDRELERIRPAEVLADDATLNAITFDVARTRLPDWHFDVEAGARRLREQLGVASLVAFGADTLTAALAAAGALLNYAAATQGQSLRHVIGLTVEHESEFIGLDTATRRNLELTETLRGQESPTLFSLLDTCATSMGSRLLRHWLHHPLRDRAIPQARQQAIEVLLGSDWQTLRATLRTLSDVERITGRLALLSARPRDLSSLRDTLARLPEIREELPKDDNASDAAPLLAELYAALTLPEDAHALLQRAVMAEPAAMVRDGGVIARGYDADLDELRDISENCGQFLVDLEARERERTGIANLRVEYNRVHGFYIEVTNGQAAKVPDDYRRRQTLKNAERYITPELKAFEDKALSAQDRALSREKLLYEELLQKLLPHLAEFKRIAAALAQADVLATLAERAHALSWSRPTLTDAPGIELTRARHPVVEQQVEQFVANDCVLQEARKLLLITGPNMGGKSTFMRQTALVVLLAYVGAFVPAEAATIGPIDRIFTRIGAADDLAGGRSTFMVEMTEAAAILHRATANSLVLMDEIGRGTSTFDGLALAWAIARHLLSHNRSHTLFATHYFELTQLPQEFAQAANVHLSAVEHGDGIVFLHAVQEGPASQSYGLQVAQLAGVPQPVIRAARKRLAWLEQHSADTGATPQLDLFALAADTPIADEDEDEAPAEAANSALAEALAGIDPDDMTPREALDALYRLKALSTPSA
- a CDS encoding metallophosphoesterase family protein; this encodes MPRPGSISRTLKGIAIVLAMLVPAAGMAATSAPKDPKPAAPSSFTFAIIGNVPERADEEAPARTLLDAIDAEHPAFVVHLGNLKGRDESCADTLLEARHDLLNSLSAPLIYIPGDHDWSDCQRPAAGRFDPIERLLRLRELFYPDDNTLGQRAMTIMRQSDQAKFRSYRENTRWETDGVLFVTLNVPGDNNNYKTAGGRNGEYEDRLEANRQWLARAFGVARQRKAPGVVIMMQADPLFEDGWERRRAPNLLDGLLRRRPHDGYLALKRQLRTLTRDYDGAVLLIHGASQTFLLDRPLKDEDGRPDPHVMRARTYGSPTLDQWLEVSVTPGRTPLFHVRGRRIASEPPPEAVPTPVQSIPAQ
- a CDS encoding FKBP-type peptidyl-prolyl cis-trans isomerase, which gives rise to MKIAKNTVVSVAYKLSDAQGNVIEESDEPMVYLHGGYDGTFPKIEEALDGQEQGFETKLQLEPDDAFGDYDQELIKIEPRDRFPEPLEVGMQFEGVPEDGDEEDAVVYTVTDVAEDKVVLDGNHPLAGMALRFELKVTDVREATAEEIEHGHVHGETGLEVVDEDEDDDKPHTLH